In the genome of Phlebotomus papatasi isolate M1 chromosome 2, Ppap_2.1, whole genome shotgun sequence, one region contains:
- the LOC129802176 gene encoding MAU2 chromatid cohesion factor homolog, whose product MSSSQDSCYISLLGLAEHFRTSNPPEIKKSIQCLQALNSLNPPQKVEARTNLQIGQLLMAYTSNYDLARVHLEQAWTLAENILAFDDVKFVTASLLAQLYQQQDISSLPKSNKVLRKAIELSQSNVYWHCRLLLQLAQLHATNKQYGLAAELLSVGIDVSEEYNATFMKILFMLSKAMVLIVIRKTNEVSGILNQAGAIIETHLHNPHQKEYLKVFYLVLQVCYYLVIGQVKTVKPYLKLLQQSIQVIMAPNFPSDEAVANSGNSMENIMWLPKEQLYVLVYLVTVSHSMMAGYMDKAQKYTEKALSQIDKLKQAKNQPILYVFQIILMENIIMCRLVMGNKFIAIQEISFARDICLQSPNSRLAVTHSAQLHCLLGLYSMSISLFEHAERQFISCIEETHDKELKLFANLNLAIVYLRTKREQQLGTILEAISVESAQSLHNQALLGSFYYIQGLNSFYKSSFHDAKRFLRETLKMANSEDLNRLTACTLVLLSHVFLSIGNSKESMNMVTPAMQVASKIPDIHVQLWGSAILKDLHRMSRDSILETEAYNNHLAFSQTLLADHYKCTKSTEHNLINWFTGIPPPSTPGAGTSTAIPGSVMDMTTSSSMYSQ is encoded by the exons ATGTCCTCCTCCCAGGATTCCTGCTACATCTCCCTGTTGGGACTCGCTGAGCACTTTCGTACGTCCAATCCACCTGAGATAAAGAAGAGTATTCAGTGTCTCCAGGCACTGAATTCGCTCAATCCACCACAGAAAGTTGAAGCTCGCACCAATCTGCAGATTGGGCAGCTTTTGATGGCCTACACGAGCAACTACGACCTGGCCAGGGTGCATCTTGAGCAGGCG TGGACACTGGCGGAGAATATTTTGGCATTTGATGATGTAAAATTTGTTACTGCGAGTCTTCTGGCCCAGCTCTATCAGCAGCAGGATATCAGTTCCCTTCCAAAGTCCAACAAAGTCCTCAGGAAGGCCATTGAACTCTCCCAGTCAAATGTTTATTGGCATTGTCGGCTGCTTCTGCAATTAGCA CAACTCCATGCCACAAATAAACAGTACGGATTGGCAGCTGAGCTTCTGTCCGTGGGAATTGATGTTAGTGAAGAGTACAATGCGACTTTCATGAAGATTCTCTTCATGTTGAGCAAGGCAATGGTTTTGATTGTTATCCGGAAGACAAATGAAGTCTCCGGCATTTTGAATCAAGCTGGAGCAATTATTGAGACACACCTGCACAATCCGCATCAGAAAGAGTACCTCAAAGTATTCTATCTGGTGCTGCAGGTGTGCTACTACCTCGTGATTGGGCAGGTGAAAACCGTTAAGCCCTACCTTAAACTCCTTCAGCAGAGCATTCAGGTCATTATGGCGCCAAATTTTCCCTCGGACGAAGCTGTTGCCAATTCCGGAAACTCCATGGAGAACATCATGTGGTTGCCGAAGGAGCAACTCTATGTCCTTGTCTACCTCGTGACTGTTTCCCATTCAATGATGGCCGGGTATATGGACAAAGCCCAAAAGTACACAGAAAAAGCTCTGTCCCAGATTGACAAGTTGAAGCAGGCGAAAAATCAGCCGATCCTGTACGTGTTCCAGATCATTCTCATGGAGAATATCATAATGTGTCGCCTGGTGATGGGCAATAAATTCATTGCCATTCAGGAAATCTCCTTTGCTCGAGACATTTGCCTCCAGTCGCCAAATAGTCGACTGGCAGTTACCCATTCTGCCCAGCTACATTGCCTCCTGGGTCTCTACTCCATGTCCATTAGTCTCTTCGAGCATGCTGAACGACAGTTTATCAGCTGCATCGAAGAAACCCACGACAAGGAACTCAAACTCTTCGCCAATCTCAACCTGGCCATTGTCTATTTGCGCACGAAGCGGGAACAGCAACTGGGGACTATCCTGGAGGCTATTTCTGTGGAAAGTGCTCAATCCCTGCACAATCAGGCACTCCTGGGCAGCTTTTACTACATCCAGGGACTCAATTCCTTCTACAAGAGCAGCTTCCACGATGCCAA GCGCTTCTTGCGGGAAACCCTGAAAATGGCAAATTCCGAGGATCTCAATCGCCTAACAGCCTGCACTTTGGTCCTCCTGAGTCATGTCTTCCTGAGTATTGGCAACTCCAAGGAGAGCATGAATATGGTGACTCCGGCAATGCAAGTTGCATCCAAAATTCCCGACATTCACGTTCAACTCTGGGGCAGTGCAATTCTAAAAG ATTTGCACAGAATGTCACGGGATTCAATTCTCGAGACGGAAGCCTACAACAATCATCTGGCATTTTCACAAACTCTCCTGGCTGATCACTACAAGTGCACAAAGTCCACGGAACACAATCTCATCAACTGGTTCACAGGGATTCCGCCACCTTCGACTCCAGGTGCTGGAACTTCCACAGCCATTCCCGGAAGTGTTATGGACATGACTACTAGTTCGTCAATGTATTCtcagtag
- the LOC129802196 gene encoding luciferin sulfotransferase isoform X2 has translation MEMAQHFYDFQARPDDIWVVTFPRSGTTWTQELVWMIANNLDYEGAQREPLTKRFPFFEFAAFFHPGLKAELMELNGDSAQGQAFVEEISVPAYKFLPHITGRRFIKTHFPFSLLPPSVLESGAKVIYVARNPRDVAVSFYHLNRLYRSQGYIGDFSTYWGYFERNLAPWMPYWSHIREGWEHRNHPNVLFMFYEDMNRDLSATIRRVAGFLGKSFSDTDVERLRKYLSIEEFRNNESVNCSELKAIHLLKNGEQGFVRRGKSDGWSEEYTPELKERVTKWILENSKDLPFKFPCDLV, from the coding sequence ATGGAAATGGCGCAGCATTTCTACGATTTCCAGGCACGTCCTGATGATATCTGGGTGGTTACATTTCCTCGTTCAGGGACCACATGGACGCAGGAGCTGGTGTGGATGATAGCTAATAATCTGGACTACGAGGGAGCTCAGAGAGAGCCCCTTACCAAGCGTTTTCCTTTCTTTGAATTTGCTGCTTTCTTCCATCCAGGCTTAAAGGCTGAACTGATGGAACTCAATGGGGATTCAGCCCAGGGACAGGCTTTTGTGGAGGAGATTTCAGTGCCGGCATACAAGTTCCTGCCACACATCACCGGTAGGCGTTTTATCAAGACACACTTTCCCTTTTCTCTACTTCCACCGAGTGTCTTGGAGTCTGGAGCTAAGGTGATCTATGTGGCCAGGAATCCACGGGATGTGGCAGTTTCTTTCTACCATTTGAATCGTCTGTACAGATCTCAGGGATATATTGGGGATTTTTCCACCTATTGGGGGTATTTTGAGAGAAATCTTGCACCATGGATGCCCTACTGGAGTCACATCCGGGAAGGTTGGGAGCATAGGAATCATccaaatgttttatttatgttCTACGAAGATATGAATCGTGATCTCTCAGCCACAATTCGACGAGTGGCTGGCTTCCTGGGGAAATCTTTCTCAGACACCGATGTTGAACGTCTCCGGAAGTACCTGAGCATTGAGGAGTTCAGGAACAATGAATCTGTCAACTGCAGTGAACTCAAGGCAATTCATCTGCTGAAGAATGGGGAACAGGGATTTGTGAGGCGTGGAAAAAGTGATGGATGGAGTGAGGAATATACGCCAGAATTGAAAGAGAGGGTTACCAAGTGGATTCTGGAGAATTCAAAAGATCTCCCATTTAAATTTCCTTGCGATCTTGtgtaa
- the LOC129802196 gene encoding luciferin sulfotransferase isoform X1, translated as MQFNNNKGECEFPFVIEKIDPDLNQQMLNDFKGEKTGFVQVGQEKWFFPSQYMEMAQHFYDFQARPDDIWVVTFPRSGTTWTQELVWMIANNLDYEGAQREPLTKRFPFFEFAAFFHPGLKAELMELNGDSAQGQAFVEEISVPAYKFLPHITGRRFIKTHFPFSLLPPSVLESGAKVIYVARNPRDVAVSFYHLNRLYRSQGYIGDFSTYWGYFERNLAPWMPYWSHIREGWEHRNHPNVLFMFYEDMNRDLSATIRRVAGFLGKSFSDTDVERLRKYLSIEEFRNNESVNCSELKAIHLLKNGEQGFVRRGKSDGWSEEYTPELKERVTKWILENSKDLPFKFPCDLV; from the exons ATGCAGTTCAATAACAATAAAGGTGAATGTGAATTTCCGTTTGTGATTGAGAAAATTGATCCGGATCTCAACCAGCAAATGCTCAATGACTTCAAAG GAGAAAAAACTGGCTTTGTGCAGGTTGGCCAGGAGAAATGGTTCTTTCCCAGTCAGTACATGGAAATGGCGCAGCATTTCTACGATTTCCAGGCACGTCCTGATGATATCTGGGTGGTTACATTTCCTCGTTCAGGGACCACATGGACGCAGGAGCTGGTGTGGATGATAGCTAATAATCTGGACTACGAGGGAGCTCAGAGAGAGCCCCTTACCAAGCGTTTTCCTTTCTTTGAATTTGCTGCTTTCTTCCATCCAGGCTTAAAGGCTGAACTGATGGAACTCAATGGGGATTCAGCCCAGGGACAGGCTTTTGTGGAGGAGATTTCAGTGCCGGCATACAAGTTCCTGCCACACATCACCGGTAGGCGTTTTATCAAGACACACTTTCCCTTTTCTCTACTTCCACCGAGTGTCTTGGAGTCTGGAGCTAAGGTGATCTATGTGGCCAGGAATCCACGGGATGTGGCAGTTTCTTTCTACCATTTGAATCGTCTGTACAGATCTCAGGGATATATTGGGGATTTTTCCACCTATTGGGGGTATTTTGAGAGAAATCTTGCACCATGGATGCCCTACTGGAGTCACATCCGGGAAGGTTGGGAGCATAGGAATCATccaaatgttttatttatgttCTACGAAGATATGAATCGTGATCTCTCAGCCACAATTCGACGAGTGGCTGGCTTCCTGGGGAAATCTTTCTCAGACACCGATGTTGAACGTCTCCGGAAGTACCTGAGCATTGAGGAGTTCAGGAACAATGAATCTGTCAACTGCAGTGAACTCAAGGCAATTCATCTGCTGAAGAATGGGGAACAGGGATTTGTGAGGCGTGGAAAAAGTGATGGATGGAGTGAGGAATATACGCCAGAATTGAAAGAGAGGGTTACCAAGTGGATTCTGGAGAATTCAAAAGATCTCCCATTTAAATTTCCTTGCGATCTTGtgtaa
- the LOC129802177 gene encoding eukaryotic translation initiation factor 2D, producing the protein MFIKPFKVKSKLLLRSSERKKLQVKITGKYPKLTEENFGRIFPSSGNIHHTKIITSAEETVWVYLADKQPMFFELSNGNIYPTIHALWVVPHLLSSVTTHPGVLPILAKGANLMTRGVVKQGQGAQAWAGFSRGETVAVNLTSNANACAVGIFAQSSNDLYLSGGTGVCVEILHVFGDKLWSIEPGACVQIPIGERVVAELKASDFPALGAEKIRPEKPDKQETSEAATDELVEKLEETAIEEVEVEKESPDDVLKQAFLTALKVDRDKFSLPLLTSTFYANHVQAVTPENFNIKHTSFKKVTKFLQQMAEEGFLVVREEKKGIEKIISIDFDHADLVALKPGQTLAPKPKSEPEDEAPKPIQLLTSMTKIFLITDTTLPFFSHFEHKTGQALQEGEVEKKFATYVRKKKLQNAENKRLIDLDETLAEICGREVSSTVNYSTILQELLEKMPTNFEMRAKEKMDKVPNIQISLATRKGNKKVTLISNLEAHGIFIPDFANRCKLGVQASTTVTQTPCAKGDTLQIQGNQVRFVHTLLTDTYHIPKGKISGLELARKEPKKKK; encoded by the coding sequence ATGTTCATCAAGCCATTCAAAGTAAAAAGCAAGCTCCTCCTGCGCAGCAGCGAGAGAAAGAAGCTCCAAGTGAAGATAACAGGCAAGTATCCAAAGCTGACAGAGGAAAATTTCGGGCGGATTTTTCCATCTTCCGGGAATATTCACCACACCAAAATCATAACAAGTGCCGAGGAGACTGTCTGGGTGTACCTGGCAGACAAACAGCCCATGTTCTTCGAACTGAGCAATGGAAATATCTATCCGACAATCCATGCTCTCTGGGTAGTACCCCATTTGCTTTCCAGCGTCACAACTCACCCTGGAGTCCTGCCAATACTGGCAAAGGGTGCCAATCTGATGACCAGGGGCGTGGTGAAGCAGGGACAGGGGGCTCAGGCATGGGCAGGATTCTCCAGAGGAGAAACCGTGGCTGTTAATTTAACGTCCAATGCAAATGCCTGCGCTGTGGGCATTTTTGCTCAATCCAGCAATGATCTCTACCTCTCTGGTGGAACGGGGGTTTGTGTGGAGATTCTCCATGTCTTTGGCGACAAACTCTGGTCAATAGAACCTGGGGCTTGTGTGCAAATCCCCATTGGAGAGCGAGTTGTAGCTGAGCTCAAAGCCAGTGACTTTCCTGCTCTCGGAGCTGAGAAAATTCGTCCAGAAAAGCCTGATAAACAGGAAACCTCCGAGGCGGCAACAGATGAACTGGTGGAAAAACTCGAGGAAACAGCAATTGAAGAAGTAGAAGTGGAAAAAGAATCCCCGGATGATGTGCTAAAGCAAGCCTTCCTGACTGCCCTAAAAGTCGACAGGGACAAGTTTTCCCTGCCCCTGCTGACCAGTACCTTCTACGCCAATCACGTCCAGGCTGTGACACCAGAAAACTTCAATATAAAGCACACATCCTTCAAGAAAGTCACCAAATTCCTCCAGCAAATGGCCGAGGAGGGCTTTCTCGTGGTCCGGGAAGAGAAAAAGGGAATTGAGAAGATCATCTCGATTGATTTTGACCACGCGGATCTTGTGGCATTGAAACCAGGTCAAACCCTAGCCCCTAAGCCCAAATCCGAGCCCGAAGATGAAGCCCCCAAACCAATTCAACTCCTAACCTCAATGACCAAGATCTTCCTCATCACGGACACTACACTGCCCTTCTTTAGCCACTTCGAGCACAAGACTGGCCAGGCACTGCAGGAAGGTGAAGTGGAGAAGAAATTTGCGACGTACGTGAGGAAGAAGAAGCTCCAGAATGCCGAGAATAAGCGTCTAATTGATCTGGATGAGACACTAGCAGAGATTTGTGGCCGGGAGGTTTCTTCAACGGTGAACTACTCAACAATCCTCCAAGAACTCTTGGAAAAAATGCCTACGAACTTCGAGATGCGCGCCAAGGAGAAGATGGACAAAGTACCCAACATCCAGATCAGCCTGGCCACCCGCAAAGGCAACAAGAAGGTCACTCTGATCAGCAATCTCGAAGCCCATGGAATCTTCATCCCTGACTTTGCCAATCGCTGCAAACTTGGCGTCCAGGCCAGTACCACAGTCACCCAGACGCCCTGCGCCAAGGGAGACACACTCCAGATCCAAGGAAACCAGGTTCGCTTCGTCCATACCCTCCTCACGGACACCTACCACATCCCCAAGGGCAAAATCTCTGGCCTGGAGTTGGCTCGAAAGGAACCCAAAAAGAAGAAATGA
- the LOC129805015 gene encoding uncharacterized protein LOC129805015 translates to MAEQVSKKKLSPTACICLLSRLKCQENYLVNVQTPLEVHFSDEEEAPEERKLLAEIDVLRDRLAVNFIAGRTTAHNTVARVREAIEDFKGMGANIQQYDLREYRERILQIEENLVRVQNTNKLNLGKLKFENLDILATIPPAADLLRDDCKKHSTIPNRLSQMRSGNLKPIDEEIYRDVRKFDQFLEDYGGHTGGWGEEQHMIFMRNKTKYQGNVKRITENLLDLVPGLSAEDIENHNKWYEEYIRLKANRKKSLEEWRKSK, encoded by the coding sequence ATGGCAGAGCAAGTTAGCAAGAAGAAACTCTCCCCAACTGCTTGTATCTGTCTCCTGTCGCGCCTGAAATGCCAGGAAAACTACCTAGTTAATGTGCAGACTCCCCTGGAAGTTCACTTCTCAGACGAGGAAGAAGCTCCTGAGGAAAGAAAGCTTCTGGCTGAGATTGACGTCCTACGAGATCGCCTGGCGGTGAATTTTATCGCCGGAAGGACCACAGCACACAACACCGTGGCCAGAGTTCGCGAAGCCATTGAGGATTTCAAAGGAATGGGCGCCAATATTCAACAGTACGACTTGAGGGAGTACAGGGAGAGAATTCTGCAGATTGAAGAGAATCTCGTGCGTGTTCAGAACACCAATAAGCTCAATCTGGGCAAATTGAAGTTTGAAAATTTGGATATCCTAGCCACAATACCACCAGCAGCAGATCTCCTGAGGGATGACTGCAAGAAGCACTCAACAATTCCCAACAGACTCTCGCAGATGCGTTCCGGAAACCTCAAACCAATCGACGAGGAGATTTATCGGGATGTCAGGAAGTTTGATCAATTCCTAGAGGACTATGGGGGTCACACTGGAGGTTGGGGAGAGGAGCAGCATATGATTTTCATgagaaacaaaacaaaatacCAAGGAAACGTGAAAAGGATCACAGAAAATCTCCTGGATCTCGTTCCTGGCCTCTCTGCGGAGGATATTGAGAACCACAACAAATGGTATGAGGAGTACATAAGACTCAAGGCGAATCGCAAGAAAAGCCTAGAAGAATGgagaaaatctaaataa
- the LOC129802173 gene encoding 39S ribosomal protein L43, mitochondrial, whose translation MSNSHLFMKSGFPRAPLQNGVGRYICQLQRLTLKYCKHHGASKGMRDFLENSLLDYAKTNPGVVLYVKPRRHRSPVIVAEYLNGERQWINCANRPHEEIIKWMELLRKQNSDSSAIRWRKLWQTNVPSIQGIWTPFTHRNPAYNLAQFPSDALREPIEWPKSATDALLEMFEKQKITETNSKE comes from the exons ATGTCGAATTCtcatttatttatgaaatcaGGCTTCCCTAGAGCCCCTCTTCAGAATGGAGTGGGCAGGTATATTTGCCAGCTACAGAGATTAACTCTGAAATATTGCAAACATCATGGTGCGAGCAAAGGAATGAg gGATTTCCTTGAAAATAGCCTCTTGGACTATGCAAAAACAAATCCTGGAGTTGTTTTATATGTAAAGCCAAGAAGACATCGTTCGCCAGTCATTGTAGCTGAATACt tAAACGGGGAGAGGCAGTGGATTAATTGTGCCAATCGTCCTCATGAGGAGATTATTAAATGGATGGAATTGCTGAGGAAGCAGAACAGTGATTCCTCAGCTATTAGATGGCGTAAACTTTGGCAAACCAATGTTCCATCAATTCAAGGCATTTGGACACCTTTTACTCACCGCAATCCAGCGTACAATCTGGCTCAATTTCCCAGTGATGCCCTCAGGGAGCCAATTGAGTGGCCAAAGTCAGCTACTGACGCTCTCTTGGAGATGTTTGAGAAgcaaaaaattacagaaacaaattcaaaagagtag